One genomic region from Spirosoma sp. KCTC 42546 encodes:
- a CDS encoding DUF3887 domain-containing protein, with protein MKINSLHIISFALLLLPTHRLESSSNQIDNVIIRRSIDESSRMVIAQKIIDNLAKEKFEAVRADFAGVLKQQLSPQNIKDVWLSTTAQLGRFEKVVATRTAVIQGYNQVISRCKFESDVINIEVTFNEDDKVFGLFLKP; from the coding sequence ATGAAAATTAACAGTTTACATATCATTTCTTTTGCATTGTTATTGCTGCCAACGCATCGTTTAGAAAGTTCATCCAATCAAATTGACAACGTCATTATTAGGCGAAGTATAGACGAAAGCTCCCGTATGGTAATAGCTCAAAAAATCATTGATAATCTAGCAAAAGAAAAGTTTGAAGCTGTAAGAGCAGATTTCGCAGGAGTGCTAAAACAACAACTTTCACCCCAGAACATTAAGGATGTTTGGTTAAGCACCACTGCACAGCTTGGTCGATTTGAGAAAGTAGTTGCTACAAGAACAGCTGTCATACAAGGTTATAATCAAGTCATTAGCCGTTGTAAGTTTGAAAGTGATGTTATAAACATCGAAGTTACCTTTAATGAAGATGATAAAGTTTTCGGGCTATTTCTGAAACCATAA
- a CDS encoding virulence factor SrfB, producing the protein MKQIDQAIPFTMTFSLIANSGIQFHRFEITIDPNAEVIGTMGFHEYEDLLNARISIENAFFLPDQDFWVPKQVLQHHGYLDGDGNLHTDIVNLNEIKGFRLKEDKDYFTVGDIQTCLEYFLSKDDEVIWLPVPFFKRTNNAAQTFGPIAWARMMIKEIPAENAGGRKNINQRSKIAKYHIVLAFDTKLAEGNASYYAPTIADTKEQGNQFLLCNNEDLLLNFCNTKYHCGWVNRYIKDLVQTSEPQQFPRQQYIGYYIYFVKYLASLFTKTDDAQIQPSFPEVVLYSDQNIPVEVDLVLDIGNSNTCGILFEHPSPHRPFNLTSAKKLKINDLTQPEKEYTDPFSMRLVFAEARFGKIYSDYNNFRWPSLLRLGSEASRLISKYTVNKDRGFETATHHSSPKRYLWDNKRTDVPWEFINFSGQNVSDAVYYEGISEQFKENGEFAHDGAFASLPFYSRKSLMIFVFIEVLLHAIAQANSHEFRTTHGSSEIPRKIKRLTITCPTSIIQKEQFILRECAEIAVRVLGRFFSDTFLGTYDEDDAARPDLEIVPSPKDLLKKRDQSAFRKDWIYDEATCGQLVFIYGEVSRRYLNNADLFFRLYGKYRDDVSNTDTKALTIGTIDIGGGTTDLMICAYQHESDQNLAVIKPHPLYWESFNFAGDDLLKEIVQQVLLEGNPKGEAEIGCVGVLSYAAKKAGVTQVSEKMLRFFGPDSNKQGYTVRTNRKNFVVQIAVPIALHYLQHAIDDKPDEEIKFIDFFPDVTPNHELVQFFNQTFFPLRLEDVTFKLSKKRVFDIVELTFDPLLRQLSGMISAYGCDFLLLAGKPTTIPKIREMLVRYYPVSPDRIITLNNQYRVGRWYPFADDLGYIEDPKTVVAVGALIALMGGKLDGLDGFRINTQLLRQRLESTADYIGTLNFHTQLIDAILISPGENNNEIIVHSLPLTLGYKQLPNKHYRGKPIYKLEWNNEEIMKRVIEQNPILSDNEQDVENAMQHYKVTLKNSMPFRVKLQRNWSESKETLTISRVLDANKNERSRQMLSLSIMTLADEYSYWLDTGEFILNLR; encoded by the coding sequence TTGAAACAAATTGACCAAGCCATACCTTTTACCATGACCTTTTCATTAATTGCCAATTCAGGTATCCAATTTCATAGATTTGAAATAACTATAGATCCTAATGCAGAAGTTATAGGCACAATGGGTTTCCATGAATACGAGGATTTGCTAAATGCTCGTATTTCTATTGAAAATGCATTCTTTTTACCCGATCAGGACTTTTGGGTTCCAAAGCAAGTACTTCAACATCATGGTTACCTTGATGGAGACGGTAACTTACATACTGATATTGTAAATTTAAACGAAATAAAAGGCTTCCGTCTTAAAGAAGATAAAGATTATTTCACTGTAGGTGACATTCAGACTTGCCTCGAGTACTTTTTATCGAAAGACGACGAAGTTATTTGGCTACCTGTACCTTTTTTTAAGCGTACTAATAATGCTGCCCAAACGTTTGGTCCAATTGCTTGGGCGAGGATGATGATTAAGGAAATTCCTGCCGAGAATGCAGGAGGAAGAAAAAATATTAACCAAAGGTCCAAAATCGCAAAGTATCATATAGTGTTGGCATTTGATACTAAATTAGCCGAGGGTAATGCCTCTTACTATGCTCCAACGATAGCTGATACAAAGGAGCAAGGCAATCAGTTTTTACTCTGTAATAATGAAGATTTATTGCTCAACTTCTGTAACACTAAGTACCACTGCGGTTGGGTAAATCGCTATATAAAAGATCTTGTCCAAACTAGCGAACCCCAACAATTTCCTCGGCAACAATATATTGGATATTATATATACTTTGTCAAATATTTAGCATCTCTTTTTACCAAGACAGATGATGCGCAGATTCAGCCTTCCTTTCCTGAAGTTGTTCTTTACTCCGATCAAAACATTCCAGTTGAAGTCGATTTAGTATTGGATATTGGTAATTCTAATACCTGTGGTATCCTATTTGAGCACCCTAGCCCTCACCGGCCTTTTAATTTGACTAGTGCCAAAAAACTGAAAATTAATGATCTGACTCAGCCTGAAAAAGAATATACCGATCCTTTCTCAATGCGGCTTGTTTTTGCAGAAGCCCGATTTGGAAAAATATATTCTGACTATAACAATTTTAGATGGCCTAGTCTGCTTCGGCTGGGCTCAGAGGCAAGTCGACTGATTAGTAAGTATACAGTTAATAAAGACCGTGGCTTCGAAACTGCAACTCATCATTCCAGCCCTAAACGCTATCTCTGGGATAACAAAAGGACGGATGTGCCTTGGGAGTTTATTAACTTTTCCGGGCAAAATGTCAGCGACGCCGTATATTATGAAGGAATATCTGAACAGTTTAAAGAGAATGGTGAATTCGCCCACGATGGTGCATTCGCTAGTTTACCTTTCTACTCCCGGAAATCGCTAATGATTTTCGTATTTATCGAAGTCCTTTTGCATGCTATTGCCCAAGCTAATTCCCACGAATTCAGAACAACTCATGGGAGCTCTGAGATACCACGTAAAATAAAACGATTGACTATTACTTGTCCCACATCAATTATTCAGAAAGAACAGTTCATACTTCGCGAGTGTGCAGAAATTGCTGTACGAGTATTGGGCCGTTTTTTCTCGGATACATTTCTGGGTACTTACGATGAAGATGATGCAGCAAGACCTGACTTGGAGATCGTACCAAGCCCTAAAGACCTTTTAAAAAAACGTGATCAGTCTGCCTTCCGTAAAGATTGGATTTATGACGAGGCAACTTGTGGACAATTGGTATTCATTTACGGAGAAGTTAGTAGAAGGTACTTGAACAATGCCGACTTGTTTTTTCGGCTTTATGGCAAATACCGCGATGACGTCAGCAATACAGATACTAAAGCGTTAACAATTGGTACCATTGATATAGGAGGGGGCACTACTGACCTAATGATTTGTGCTTACCAACACGAATCTGATCAAAACTTAGCAGTTATCAAGCCTCACCCACTCTATTGGGAAAGTTTCAATTTTGCGGGTGACGATCTACTAAAAGAGATTGTTCAACAAGTTCTATTAGAAGGGAACCCCAAAGGCGAAGCCGAAATCGGCTGTGTTGGGGTTTTATCTTATGCAGCAAAAAAAGCAGGTGTGACACAGGTATCGGAGAAGATGTTACGATTCTTCGGTCCTGATAGTAATAAGCAGGGATATACGGTTCGGACCAATCGTAAGAACTTCGTCGTACAAATTGCTGTGCCAATAGCCTTGCACTATCTCCAGCATGCAATTGATGACAAACCAGACGAGGAAATAAAATTTATTGATTTCTTCCCAGATGTAACTCCGAATCATGAGCTTGTACAGTTCTTTAATCAAACATTTTTCCCGCTCAGATTGGAGGATGTAACGTTTAAGCTTTCCAAAAAACGAGTGTTTGACATTGTTGAATTGACTTTTGACCCACTATTACGGCAACTTTCCGGAATGATATCTGCTTATGGCTGTGATTTTCTGTTGCTTGCTGGAAAACCGACGACAATACCAAAAATCCGGGAAATGCTCGTTCGCTATTACCCTGTGTCACCAGATCGGATTATTACGCTAAACAACCAATACCGAGTAGGGCGATGGTATCCATTTGCCGATGATTTGGGCTATATCGAAGATCCCAAAACAGTAGTAGCTGTAGGTGCACTGATTGCGTTAATGGGCGGAAAATTAGATGGACTTGATGGCTTCAGGATAAACACGCAATTATTACGTCAGCGACTTGAATCAACTGCTGATTATATTGGAACCTTGAATTTTCACACACAATTAATTGACGCAATTTTGATTAGCCCTGGTGAAAATAACAACGAAATTATTGTACACTCGCTTCCGCTAACCCTTGGCTACAAACAACTACCGAACAAACATTATAGGGGGAAGCCAATTTATAAGTTAGAGTGGAATAATGAAGAAATCATGAAACGAGTTATTGAGCAAAATCCTATATTATCTGATAATGAGCAAGATGTGGAGAACGCGATGCAGCATTATAAAGTAACCCTTAAAAATAGTATGCCATTTCGGGTAAAGTTGCAGCGCAATTGGTCTGAGAGCAAAGAAACACTAACCATTTCACGCGTTTTGGATGCAAATAAGAATGAGCGCTCAAGGCAAATGTTATCCCTTTCTATTATGACACTAGCCGATGAATACAGTTATTGGCTCGATACTGGCGAATTTATACTCAATCTACGCTAA
- a CDS encoding virulence factor SrfC family protein, with protein sequence MTNLPENKLKELAESVEKLVGVINDGIKCSTTFHHLDTSFKLKKNRRLLNKVRLAIVQKPTIALFGASQAGKSYLVKNILSDKNNQLFIADPRSEENTINFIKEANPEGGGSEATSLVTRFTFNEHSGKSLPPVKIRLLQARDIITIILDSYFSDFKKRKNTPDINKIQIELFLSNLSELYDVHIQHYLTEDDVYDIEDYITNAFGSAYKNKLASLKDADYWRIIGENIHKISPNNWTKLFSIIWGQTKELDRLFNLLIGELQKLKFSTELYAEFDSVLRDKGAILNVVRLQQLFWGSGQSLRLVDESGNNFSADASVLCALGAEVIFNISENSIEKNPFIKNVDILDFPGARSRLEQDENDPLTEDHLTNMLLRGKVAYLFNSYSLRYELNNLFICTNNRQSNVNGLSELIDSWINYNVGNTPQERTQTLKNVKTPPLFIVFTFWNTQLEYDQDNDEKDLEHKWELRFNKLFRGEIKGTFNWPTEWTQNGPFNNYFLLRDLKYSKDLYSGFEALGYEKELHSFRKGHYDNLKTSFERSILVREFFPKPETVWEQTSTLNNDGSKYIIQHIDDIANNQIRTNRFIQLIEGSQAEIRSLLSERYHDEAADNKIVEAAAKASEIHAVMNSIFGEDAYRFGQFIEKFTVQEKEIFELYHEELRKLAIIKAPDLKRYQFYRESSPRLNSNKTYEENLVILMQDYFRSSPEATETYFTEELKIDLKELFYGNLFNIKNKSEVLAEQARQYWIEKRLNVEHFGDIIQQGLNKTLLERLLENMKVSFDKCGITLLIAKEIRMFVDTVNRVDTAEDMIADATVAIINEFVTSFGWTFYSPQEKQKIKEANDIAKLNLSLPSDEELFLSLDRLDEEIEGRMSLERLLEYMVHLNEHLNKVPLDMEVVKTVPMIKNYRLWREKMKACFIANCDIPTYNIEENRQLGILLDRIKLFNFSLS encoded by the coding sequence ATGACAAATTTACCTGAGAACAAACTGAAAGAGTTAGCTGAATCTGTTGAGAAATTAGTGGGTGTTATTAATGACGGAATTAAGTGTTCTACAACATTTCATCACCTAGATACTTCATTCAAATTAAAGAAGAATCGTCGTTTACTAAATAAGGTTCGATTGGCTATTGTCCAAAAACCTACGATAGCACTGTTCGGGGCTAGTCAGGCCGGAAAATCATATCTAGTAAAAAATATACTTTCAGATAAAAATAATCAATTATTTATTGCTGATCCTCGTTCTGAAGAAAATACTATAAACTTTATTAAAGAAGCTAACCCAGAAGGAGGTGGAAGTGAGGCAACGAGTTTAGTAACTCGATTTACTTTTAACGAGCATTCAGGCAAAAGCTTACCTCCTGTCAAAATAAGGCTTCTCCAAGCTAGAGACATCATTACAATAATTTTAGATAGCTATTTTTCTGATTTCAAAAAACGTAAAAATACTCCTGACATCAATAAAATACAAATTGAATTGTTTTTAAGTAATTTGTCAGAATTGTACGATGTACATATACAACATTATCTTACTGAAGATGATGTATATGATATAGAAGATTATATAACAAACGCTTTTGGCTCCGCGTATAAAAATAAGCTTGCTTCTTTAAAAGATGCTGACTATTGGCGAATCATAGGTGAAAATATACATAAGATTTCTCCTAACAATTGGACTAAATTATTCTCAATCATTTGGGGGCAAACAAAGGAATTAGATCGACTTTTTAATTTACTGATTGGCGAATTACAAAAGCTAAAATTTTCAACAGAATTATACGCAGAGTTTGATTCTGTTCTTCGAGATAAAGGAGCAATTTTAAATGTAGTTAGATTACAGCAATTATTTTGGGGTTCTGGACAATCCCTAAGGCTTGTTGATGAGTCTGGGAATAATTTTAGTGCCGATGCCAGTGTATTATGTGCTTTGGGAGCAGAGGTCATTTTCAATATTTCTGAAAATTCTATTGAAAAAAATCCATTTATCAAAAATGTTGATATTTTAGACTTTCCTGGTGCTCGGTCCAGGTTAGAACAAGATGAAAATGATCCGCTTACAGAAGATCACCTTACAAACATGTTGTTACGAGGTAAAGTAGCTTATTTGTTTAACTCTTACTCATTACGATATGAATTGAACAATCTGTTCATCTGCACAAATAACCGACAGTCTAATGTGAATGGGCTTTCTGAGCTGATTGACAGTTGGATTAATTATAATGTTGGTAATACTCCACAGGAAAGAACACAAACATTAAAAAATGTCAAGACTCCTCCATTATTTATTGTTTTCACATTCTGGAATACACAATTAGAGTATGATCAAGATAATGATGAAAAGGATTTGGAGCATAAGTGGGAGCTAAGATTTAATAAACTTTTTCGAGGTGAAATTAAAGGAACGTTTAATTGGCCAACCGAATGGACACAGAATGGACCTTTCAATAATTACTTTTTACTGCGTGACCTTAAATATTCAAAAGATCTTTATTCAGGTTTCGAGGCTTTAGGATACGAGAAAGAATTGCATTCCTTTAGAAAAGGCCATTACGATAATTTGAAAACTTCATTTGAACGATCAATCCTGGTACGTGAGTTTTTTCCTAAGCCAGAAACAGTTTGGGAACAAACCTCTACATTGAATAACGATGGGAGTAAGTATATTATACAACATATCGATGATATTGCAAATAACCAAATACGTACAAATCGGTTCATCCAATTAATTGAAGGCTCTCAAGCAGAAATCAGAAGCTTACTTAGTGAACGGTATCATGATGAAGCTGCTGATAATAAAATTGTAGAGGCTGCTGCCAAGGCATCAGAGATTCACGCTGTTATGAACAGCATATTTGGTGAAGATGCATATCGTTTTGGACAGTTCATTGAGAAATTCACCGTTCAGGAAAAGGAAATCTTTGAACTCTATCATGAAGAGTTACGCAAACTTGCTATTATAAAAGCTCCCGATCTAAAACGGTATCAATTTTACCGAGAATCTAGCCCTCGCTTAAATAGCAATAAGACTTACGAAGAGAACTTAGTTATTCTAATGCAAGATTATTTTCGGTCTTCGCCAGAGGCAACAGAGACATACTTCACAGAGGAACTCAAGATAGATCTTAAAGAGCTTTTTTATGGGAATTTGTTCAATATAAAAAATAAGTCAGAGGTGCTGGCTGAACAGGCACGTCAGTACTGGATTGAAAAGCGGTTGAACGTTGAGCATTTCGGCGATATTATTCAGCAGGGACTTAACAAAACATTGTTAGAGCGGCTTTTGGAAAATATGAAAGTATCTTTCGACAAATGCGGCATTACTTTACTGATTGCGAAAGAGATACGTATGTTTGTCGATACTGTGAATCGTGTCGACACTGCGGAAGACATGATTGCTGACGCTACAGTTGCTATTATCAATGAATTTGTAACCAGCTTCGGTTGGACTTTCTATTCTCCTCAGGAAAAACAGAAAATTAAGGAGGCTAATGATATCGCTAAACTTAATCTCTCACTACCTTCTGATGAAGAACTGTTTCTATCATTAGATAGATTAGATGAAGAAATCGAAGGGCGTATGTCTCTAGAACGCTTGCTAGAATATATGGTGCATCTGAACGAACATCTGAATAAAGTTCCCTTAGATATGGAGGTGGTAAAAACCGTTCCAATGATTAAGAACTATCGATTATGGCGGGAGAAAATGAAAGCCTGTTTCATTGCTAATTGCGATATTCCTACTTATAATATTGAAGAGAACAGACAATTAGGCATTTTACTTGACCGAATTAAGCTATTTAATTTTTCTCTGTCCTGA
- a CDS encoding S8 family serine peptidase — MSTPYTYVIDARKLKPVIWLSSPVYRSYDKLKSHLRLQLGDESALLFAKPFIQEKSTGELERTNWYCEGFSHSPTPLNLLPQGLQETYKNLLQQKLTVLLEYSQRMLESDDAESVRWGQLINKSLDIPGEDQILCGDGNVVLVAWGFTANTDNTITYSLRKNFQPIFPAPSISTDLLVKPTSQIKYEEQNTETPLGTIQENPSSAQLSNRDSDLTSTNPVSTANANKPTRDADIANSVDKETLGHYQVIAGSSGLESSSKKASTNDPHKPSFWAKWKRLWWALPLLLILIFLAARQCGPISYLPKQPGVIIPIDTTKIVLDPAKVRYIVTDRLNIVLTGSNKDVEAFAKAFKNAYPNDDYRVIYYDPKTYRLQLEIPPTDREQVKKNLSSQLSGFKMWIFYEGVIRGQQIANDPGFTNQLRSWYHTAVQVPAAWQYTQGDNRLVVAVVDQGFDLTHPEISNHIVHPYNVLNHSPNLSRSPMLGMHGTHVAGIAIGTVNNGIGLAGIAPNCRLMPVQVGDPIGQMGTTSVIDGFLYAIDNGASVVNMSLGMRAAAGIKLFSPEEQQELANILFKDEELFWNSLFDRAEEKNVSVVLAAGNDDVIIGLDPMQRSEKTFIISATDQANNKADFSNYGNGSTLSAPGVRIFSSVPDRRFAFFDGTSMAAPIVAGGVALLKSVNPTLTFRQLKSILQQTGLPIYSLGAYVGNLIQLGKALEIAARGHQSGGVANCSDVQRQIDSLLLMVEQLKQSCDENNAGDTLKLPPINTGLDFAVGRWKSTSDIVNNKGEFVELYFDFQKTGTGTITLREANGTQCSAPLAFGLTTNEFHITQRSAAICSPPPQQYASYSFGCQSDANGHALCTGQNQQNVGNNLRFNLVKIQ, encoded by the coding sequence ATGTCCACACCTTACACGTATGTTATTGATGCAAGAAAGCTTAAGCCAGTTATCTGGCTAAGTTCTCCCGTATACCGTAGCTACGATAAGCTAAAAAGCCATTTACGTCTACAGTTAGGTGATGAATCCGCTCTACTTTTTGCCAAACCGTTTATTCAAGAAAAATCCACAGGTGAGTTAGAGAGAACCAATTGGTATTGTGAAGGCTTTTCACACAGCCCAACTCCTCTGAATCTACTTCCACAAGGACTTCAGGAAACATACAAGAATTTACTTCAACAAAAACTCACGGTCTTACTGGAATATTCGCAGCGAATGCTGGAGTCGGACGACGCAGAATCAGTACGCTGGGGTCAGCTCATTAATAAGTCACTTGATATTCCTGGGGAGGACCAGATTTTATGTGGTGATGGTAATGTTGTGTTAGTTGCATGGGGATTTACGGCTAATACAGACAACACGATTACCTACAGCTTACGTAAAAATTTTCAACCTATTTTCCCTGCTCCCTCAATAAGTACTGATTTATTAGTAAAACCAACTTCTCAAATTAAGTATGAAGAACAGAATACTGAAACACCTTTAGGAACTATTCAGGAAAACCCTTCAAGTGCCCAGTTGTCCAATAGGGATAGCGATCTTACTTCTACAAATCCGGTCTCTACGGCCAATGCCAATAAGCCAACAAGAGATGCTGATATAGCTAATTCGGTTGATAAAGAGACGCTAGGCCATTACCAAGTTATTGCAGGTTCGTCTGGTTTAGAGTCTTCCTCAAAAAAGGCCTCAACAAACGATCCCCATAAACCGTCGTTCTGGGCGAAATGGAAGCGCTTATGGTGGGCATTACCTCTGTTACTAATTCTAATATTTCTGGCAGCGCGCCAATGCGGACCTATTTCATATTTACCGAAACAACCAGGGGTAATAATACCAATTGATACAACTAAAATCGTACTTGATCCTGCTAAAGTACGATATATCGTTACTGACCGACTTAATATTGTTTTAACGGGTTCTAATAAAGATGTAGAAGCGTTTGCTAAGGCTTTTAAGAATGCTTACCCTAACGACGATTATAGAGTCATTTATTATGATCCAAAGACTTATCGCCTACAACTCGAAATACCGCCAACAGACCGGGAGCAGGTTAAGAAAAACTTATCCTCACAACTATCCGGTTTTAAAATGTGGATTTTTTATGAAGGAGTTATTCGAGGTCAGCAAATAGCCAATGACCCAGGTTTTACTAATCAACTCCGCAGTTGGTATCATACAGCTGTACAGGTTCCGGCCGCCTGGCAATATACCCAAGGCGATAACCGACTTGTTGTGGCAGTGGTTGATCAGGGCTTTGATTTGACTCATCCCGAAATTTCAAACCATATCGTACATCCGTATAATGTTCTTAATCATTCGCCTAATCTATCTCGCAGTCCCATGCTGGGTATGCACGGAACACACGTTGCGGGGATTGCTATAGGCACAGTAAACAACGGTATAGGCTTAGCTGGTATTGCCCCGAACTGCCGATTGATGCCGGTTCAAGTAGGCGATCCGATCGGGCAGATGGGAACAACATCGGTGATCGATGGCTTTCTCTATGCCATCGATAATGGGGCTAGCGTTGTTAATATGTCGCTAGGGATGCGGGCGGCTGCTGGCATTAAACTATTCTCCCCCGAAGAACAGCAGGAATTAGCTAATATTTTATTTAAAGATGAAGAGCTGTTCTGGAATAGCTTATTTGACCGTGCTGAGGAGAAGAATGTTTCAGTGGTTTTAGCTGCTGGCAATGATGATGTCATTATCGGACTTGACCCCATGCAGCGTTCAGAAAAGACATTTATTATATCAGCGACTGATCAAGCAAATAATAAAGCAGATTTCAGTAACTACGGGAATGGCTCTACACTAAGTGCACCCGGAGTAAGGATTTTCAGTAGTGTACCCGACAGACGCTTTGCCTTTTTCGATGGTACAAGTATGGCAGCTCCGATTGTAGCAGGCGGAGTTGCTCTACTGAAAAGTGTAAACCCTACGCTGACTTTTCGCCAACTGAAATCAATTCTACAGCAAACAGGGCTACCCATTTATTCGTTGGGTGCCTATGTAGGCAACCTTATTCAATTAGGGAAAGCCCTGGAAATAGCTGCTCGTGGTCATCAGAGTGGCGGAGTGGCTAACTGCTCCGATGTTCAGCGACAGATTGACAGTTTGCTGTTAATGGTTGAGCAACTCAAACAATCATGTGATGAAAATAACGCAGGCGACACTTTAAAACTTCCGCCCATTAACACAGGGTTAGATTTTGCAGTTGGACGATGGAAAAGTACGTCAGATATTGTGAATAATAAGGGAGAATTTGTCGAACTTTACTTTGATTTTCAGAAGACTGGCACCGGGACAATTACCCTGCGTGAAGCAAACGGTACCCAATGCTCTGCACCTTTAGCGTTCGGCCTAACAACCAACGAGTTCCATATAACTCAACGTTCGGCGGCAATTTGCTCGCCCCCTCCACAACAGTATGCTTCCTATAGCTTCGGATGCCAATCCGATGCAAATGGTCATGCTTTGTGCACTGGACAGAATCAGCAAAATGTTGGCAATAATCTACGATTCAACCTTGTAAAAATTCAATAA